In Stigmatopora nigra isolate UIUO_SnigA chromosome 2, RoL_Snig_1.1, whole genome shotgun sequence, a single window of DNA contains:
- the LOC144182520 gene encoding UDP-xylose and UDP-N-acetylglucosamine transporter-like yields the protein MGTVFAIILVFIGCCSNVVTLELLVREFPGSGNIVTFAQFVFIALEGFIFETRFGTKKPVIAIKNYVIMVSMFFTVSVVNNYALNFNIAMPLHMIFRSGSLIANMILGIIILKKRYPPSKYLSIALVSAGIFICTIMSAKQVNMANEGSEEQGFYAFMRWLIGIAMLTFALLMSARMGIFQETLYKKFGKHSKEALFYNHFLPLPGFLLLSTDIYNHCIHFSHSSPVLIPVIQMNVPIMWLYLFVNVITQYVCIRGVFILTTECASLTVTLVVTLRKFLSLIFSILYFQNPFTPWHWVGTAVVFMGTLIYTEVLSGITGAKKKAE from the exons ATGGGTACTGTTTTTGCCATTATTCTTGTGTTTATTGGGTGTTGTAGCAATGTGGTCACCCTGGAGCTGCTTGTCAG AGAATTCCCAGGATCTGGCAACATTGTCACATTTGCACAGTTTGTTTTCATTGCATTGGAGGGATTCATTTTTGAAACACGGTTTGGTACCAAGAAGCCTGTCATCGCCATCAA GAACTATGTGATCATGGTGAGCATGTTCTTCACGGTCAGCGTGGTCAACAACTACGCTCTCAACTTCAACATCGCCATGCCACTACACATGATCTTCAGATCG GGATCTCTCATTGCCAACATGATCCTGGGTATTATCATCTTGAAGAAACG GTATCCACCCAGCAAATATTTGTCCATTGCTTTAGTTTCTGCTGGCATCTTCATCTGCACTATCATGTCAGCAAAGCAAGTG AATATGGCTAACGAGGGTTCAGAAGAGCAAGGATTTTATGCCTTCATGCGCTGGCTTATAG GAATTGCCATGTTGACGTTTGCTCTGCTCATGTCAGCACGAATGGGAATTTTCCAGGAGACCTTGTACAAGAAGTTTGGAAAACACTCCAAAGAGGCTCTATTTTATAAC CATTTCCTTCCACTGCCGGGATTCCTGCTCCTCTCCACAGACATCTACAACCACTGCATCCACTTCAGTCATAGCT CCCCTGTGCTCATTCCTGTCATTCAAATGAACGTTCCGATTATGTGGCTCTACCTCTTTGTCAACGTCATCACACA GTACGTATGCATCCGTGGAGTGTTCATCCTGACCACCGAATGTGCCTCACTCACCGTCACTCTGGTGGTGACTCTGAGGAAATTCCTGAGCCTTATCTTCTCCATCCTATACTTCCAAAATCCCTTCACTCCGTGGCATTGGGTGGGCACTGCAGTTGTTTTCATGGGCACGCTAATCTACACTGAAGTCTTGAGCGGCATCACTGGGGCAAAGAAGAAGGCCGAGTGA
- the LOC144181511 gene encoding vesicle transport protein GOT1B, translated as MISLTDSQKIGMGLTGFGVFFLIFGMMLFFDKALLAIGNILFVAGLSFVIGLERTFRFFFQRHKAKATSFFLGGVFVVLIGWPIIGVVLEIYGFFLLFRGFFPVAVGFIRRIPVLGSLLSLPGIRTLVDKIGESNNMV; from the exons ATGATTTCGCTCACAGACTCGCAAA AAATCGGAATGGGGCTGACAGGATTCGGGGtgtttttcctgatttttgGAATGATGCTCTTTTTTGATAAAGCTCTTTTGGCCATTGGAAAT ATTCTCTTCGTCGCGGGTTTGTCTTTTGTCATCGGCCTCGAGCGAACATTCCGATTCTTCTTCCAGCGGCACAAAGCCAAAGCCACCAGCTTCTTCCTGGGAGGAGTGTTTGTCGTATTGATCGGCTGGCCCATCATTGGCGTGGTTCTTGAGATTTACGGCTTCTTCCTTTTATTTCG GGGATTCTTCCCGGTGGCTGTGGGTTTTATCCGACGAATCCCGGTGCTCGGCTCTCTGCTCAGTTTACCAGGGATCAGGACT ttGGTGGATAAAATTGGTGAGAGCAACAACATGGTATGA
- the LOC144192240 gene encoding potassium voltage-gated channel subfamily A member 1-like encodes MTVVAGDNVDETSAVPGHPQDAYPPPDHNDHECCERVVINIAGLKFETQLKTLSQFPETLLGNPKKRMRYFDPLRNEYFFDRNRPSFDAILYYYQSGGRLRRPVNVPLDMFSEEIKFYELGVDAMERFREDEGFIREKERPLPEKEFQRQIWLLFEHPESSGMARGIAIVSVMVILISIVIFCLETIPQLKEDPMGRMETVGNITVYYKPNIFTDPFFVIETLCIIWFSFELIVRFLACPSKPAFFKNMMNTIDIVAIIPYFITLGTELAEDPDTEGMGEQATSLAILRVIRLVRVFRIFKLSRHSKGLQILGQTLKASMRELGLLIFFLFIGVILFSSAVFFAEVEDEDSLFKSIPDAFWWAVVSMTTVGYGDMVPVTIGGKIVGSLCAIAGVLTIALPVPVIVSNFNYFYHRETEGEEQAQLLNVSNPNIPSDSNSSRRSSSVVSKSEYMEIDGDLNNSIDNFREANLRTGNCTIANQNCVNKNKLLTDV; translated from the coding sequence ATGACGGTGGTCGCGGGAGATAACGTAGACGAGACCTCGGCCGTGCCGGGCCACCCCCAGGATGCTTACCCGCCACCCGACCACAACGACCACGAGTGCTGCGAGAGGGTGGTCATCAACATTGCCGGTCTCAAGTTTGAGACGCAGCTCAAGACCCTCTCCCAGTTTCCAGAGACGCTGCTGGGCAACCCTAAGAAGCGTATGCGCTACTTCGATCCCCTGCGAAATGAGTACTTCTTTGACAGGAACCGGCCCAGCTTTGACGCCATTCTATATTACTACCAATCCGGAGGGAGGTTGCGAAGGCCCGTTAACGTGCCCTTGGATATGTTCTCGGAGGAAATTAAGTTCTACGAACTAGGGGTGGATGCCATGGAGAGGTTCCGAGAAGACGAGGGTTTCATCAGGGAGAAGGAGCGGCCCCTGCCCGAGAAGGAGTTTCAACGTCAAATCTGGCTCCTCTTCGAACACCCGGAGAGTTCGGGCATGGCCAGGGGAATCGCCATCGTGTCAGTCATGGTCATCCTTATTTCCATCGTCATATTTTGTTTGGAAACTATACCACAGCTGAAGGAGGACCCCATGGGCCGCATGGAGACTGTCGGCAACATCACCGTCTACTACAAACCCAATATCTTTACAGACCCCTTTTTTGTCATCGAAACCCTATGCATTATATGGTTCTCCTTCGAGTTGATAGTCCGCTTTCTGGCATGCCCCAGCAAGCCGGCCTTCTTCAAAAACATGATGAACACCATTGACATTGTGGCCATCATCCCCTACTTCATCACGCTCGGCACCGAACTGGCTGAAGACCCCGACACCGAAGGGATGGGAGAGCAGGCCACGTCGCTGGCCATTCTCAGGGTGATCCGTCTTGTCCGTGTGTTTCGGATCTTCAAGCTCTCCCGGCACTCCAAAGGACTGCAGATTTTGGGCCAGACCCTCAAGGCCAGTATGCGAGAACTAGGACTGCTCATATTCTTCCTCTTCATTGGCGTCATCTTGTTCTCCAGCGCCGTTTTCTTTGCCGAGGTTGAGGACGAGGATTCCTTGTTCAAAAGCATACCTGACGCCTTTTGGTGGGCGGTGGTGTCCATGACCACCGTGGGCTACGGCGACATGGTGCCGGTAACCATTGGCGGAAAAATCGTGGGATCTCTGTGCGCCATCGCCGGCGTGTTGACCATCGCTCTGCCCGTGCCCGTCATCGTGTCCAACTTCAACTACTTCTACcacagggagacggagggagaggAGCAGGCTCAGCTGCTCAACGTCAGCAATCCCAACATCCCATCCGACAGCAACTCTAGTCGCCGCAGCTCCTCTGTCGTCAGCAAATCGGAGTACATGGAGATTGACGGTGACCTGAACAACAGTATCGACAACTTTCGGGAGGCCAACCTCAGAACTGGCAACTGCACTATAGCCAACCAGAACTGTGTGAACAAGAACAAGCTGCTCACAGATGTTTAA
- the LOC144181081 gene encoding shaker-related potassium channel tsha2-like → MTVVSQENRDETVVVVPQLADDSEEQECSERVVINISGLRFETQLKTLSRFPNTLLGDPRKRIRFFDPLRNEYFFDRNRPSFDAILYYYQSGGRLRRPVSVPVDIFLEEIKFYEFDEETIELFRDDEGLTREEDQPLPNNEFQRQLWLLFEYPESSGPARIIAIVSVVVILISIIIFCLETLPEFREVPVVVQDLHINGSTHGRVRSPFTDPFFMVETLCIVWFSFEFTMRFLSCPSKAAFFKNIMNIIDVVAIAPYFITLGLDLAEHQGSSQQAASLAILRVIRLVRVFRIFKLSRHSKGLQILGQTLHASLRELGLLIFFLIIGVVLFSSSVYFAEAEDPESGFSSIPDAFWWAVVTMTTVGYGDMCPSTIGGKFVGSLCAIAGVLTIALPVPVIVSNFNYFYHRENDNDDNLQYVHVTCGQPQTSSGDFNSSKSEQSLSKTESYQEDDLESLTQIEIYTGKLTDV, encoded by the coding sequence ATGACTGTGGTGTCCCAGGAGAATCGCGACGAGACGGTGGTGGTTGTTCCTCAGTTAGCTGATGATTCAGAGGAGCAGGAATGCAGCGAGAGGGTGGTCATTAACATCTCAGGTCTGCGCTTTGAGACCCAACTGAAGACCCTGTCACGCTTCCCCAACACGCTCCTGGGGGACCCGCGCAAAAGGATCCGCTTCTTTGACCCGCTGAGGAACGAGTACTTCTTCGATAGGAATAGGCCCAGCTTCGACGCCATCCTGTACTACTACCAGTCTGGGGGGAGGCTGCGAAGACCTGTGAGCGTCCCCGTGGATATTTTCTTGGAAGAGATCAAGTTCTACGAGTTTGATGAGGAGACCATTGAGCTTTTTCGAGATGATGAGGGCTTGACGAGGGAGGAGGACCAACCTCTGCCGAACAATGAGTTTCAGCGACAACTCTGGCTCCTTTTTGAGTATCCAGAAAGTTCTGGACCCGCCCGGATTATTGCGATAGTCTCTGTGGTGGTTATCTTGATATCCATCATTATATTCTGCTTGGAGACATTGCCCGAATTTCGAGAGGTCCCCGTGGTGGTGCAGGACCTCCACATTAACGGGAGCACCCATGGGAGGGTGCGCAGTCCCTTTACAGACCCTTTCTTCATGGTGGAAACACTTTGCATCGTGTGGTTCTCCTTTGAATTCACCATGAGGTTTCTCTCATGCCCCAGCAAAGCAGCATTCTTCAAAAACATCATGAACATCATCGACGTGGTGGCCATTGCACCGTATTTCATCACCTTGGGGTTGGATCTAGCTGAGCACCAGGGCAGCAGCCAGCAAGCCGCATCACTCGCCATTCTCAGGGTTATCCGTTTGGTCCGAGTCTTTCGGATCTTTAAACTCTCCAGACACTCCAAGGGTCTTCAGATCCTCGGGCAGACCCTTCACGCCAGCCTAAGGGAGCTGGGTCTCTTGATATTCTTCCTCATCATTGGGGTGGTCCTGTTCTCCAGTTCAGTGTATTTTGCGGAAGCAGAAGACCCAGAATCAGGCTTTTCTAGCATCCCCGATGCCTTCTGGTGGGCGGTGGTGACCATGACGACGGTGGGCTATGGAGACATGTGTCCGTCCACTATTGGAGGAAAGTTTGTAGGATCCTTGTGCGCCATAGCCGGCGTACTAACCATTGCTCTCCCAGTCCCAGTCATCGTCTCTAACTTCAACTACTTTTACCATCGAGagaatgataatgatgataactTGCAGTACGTGCACGTGACTTGTGGACAGCCACAAACATCCTCCGGTGACTTCAACTCTAGCAAAAGCGAACAGTCCCTGTCAAAGACCGAGTCCTACCAGGAGGACGACCTAGAGAGCCTGACGCAGATTGAGATATACACAGGGAAGTTGACCGATGTATGA
- the LOC144209026 gene encoding galanin receptor 2a-like yields MAVPNTYGLVFACTCGVILGVGLGANLLVFYLFAKYKTLRKNRLDILLLSMSLADFLTLLLIPFTLHSAMSQSWPLSNISCKVYQFMLAFSLAASIYSLCTVSVARAMIITNPYRPPAMDLVIIMFVLVWALSFLISLPLRMFATKESIVSFTFCLPTIHEHHYQVVLSQFVLFYFIPMLVIAFNYIRLALFLHRSPVMSTSSTRNTRRASLMVFLAAATFSACWLPGYILELCFYLGLYHHGWAWELFYFLCTVLQYLHPCINPVLYVLLAKRYRHRRAAWLFGCRRNRVHPQVISVDADSF; encoded by the coding sequence ATGGCGGTCCCCAACACCTACGGATTAGTGTTTGCCTGCACGTGTGGTGTGATCCTGGGAGTCGGACTGGGCGCCAACCTGCTGGTCTTCTATCTGTTTGCAAAGTACAAAACGTTGCGCAAGAATCGTCTGGACATCCTGCTCCTCAGCATGTCTTTGGCCGACTTCCTCACTCTGCTGCTCATCCCATTCACCTTACACTCAGCTATGAGCCAGTCGTGGCCCCTGAGCAACATTTCCTGCAAGGTCTACCAGTTCATGTTGGCGTTCAGCCTGGCAGCCAGCATCTACTCGCTTTGTACAGTGTCGGTGGCTCGTGCGATGATCATCACCAACCCCTACCGGCCTCCGGCTATGGATCTGGTCATCATCATGTTTGTACTAGTCTGGGCCTTGAGCTTCCTCATCAGTCTTCCACTACGGATGTTCGCCACCAAAGAGAGCATTGTCAGCTTCACCTTCTGCCTGCCTACCATCCACGAGCATCACTACCAAGTGGTCCTCAGCCAATTTGTGCTCTTCTACTTCATCCCCATGTTGGTGATCGCCTTCAACTACATTCGGCTGGCTCTCTTTCTCCATAGGAGTCCGGTGATGTCGACATCCAGTACCAGGAACACACGGAGGGCCTCTCTGATGGTGTTCTTGGCCGCCGCCACCTTCTCGGCTTGTTGGTTGCCCGGCTACATCCTGGAGCTGTGCTTTTACTTGGGCCTGTACCACCACGGATGGGCATGGGAGCTCTTCTACTTCTTATGTACCGTGTTGCAGTACTTGCACCCGTGCATCAACCCAGTGCTGTATGTATTGCTGGCCAAGCGATACCGCCACCGGAGGGCGGCCTGGCTCTTCGGATGTCGAAGGAACAGAGTGCATCCACAAGTCATCAGTGTGGATGCAGACAGTTTTTAG